The following are from one region of the Anaeropeptidivorans aminofermentans genome:
- a CDS encoding fumarylacetoacetate hydrolase family protein — MKFISYKTGEVSHIGIISKDGNHIININRSLNKNYRSMNEFIAFHKEEEISRLQQVYENNSSFDAVLSKVKLSAPIEKPLHDIICVGLNYKAHIAEGNRGLNTPESDPKACVYFAKRAIHITGPEEEIESRFDIDENLDYEAELAVIIGKTGKNIPKESVYDYIFGYSVFNDFSSRKIQRGHIQWLRGKSLDSYSAMGPCIVHKSALPFPLSLDVKSYVNGEIRQSSNTSLLIYGIDHIISEFSNGITLEAGDIIATGTPAGTGMGFTPPKYLKKGDIVECEISQIGTLKNTIK, encoded by the coding sequence ATGAAATTTATATCCTATAAAACAGGAGAAGTAAGCCATATAGGCATTATATCAAAAGACGGCAATCATATCATAAATATAAACCGCAGCCTTAATAAAAACTACAGAAGTATGAACGAATTTATAGCCTTCCATAAAGAAGAGGAAATTTCAAGGCTTCAGCAGGTTTATGAAAATAATTCTTCTTTTGATGCCGTGCTTTCAAAAGTGAAATTATCTGCTCCTATCGAAAAACCCCTTCATGATATTATATGTGTAGGCCTTAATTATAAAGCGCATATTGCTGAGGGAAACAGAGGCCTCAATACCCCTGAGTCTGATCCTAAAGCCTGTGTCTATTTTGCCAAAAGAGCAATTCACATTACAGGCCCCGAAGAGGAAATTGAAAGCCGGTTCGACATTGATGAAAATCTGGATTATGAAGCGGAGCTTGCCGTAATCATAGGTAAAACAGGGAAAAATATACCGAAGGAATCCGTTTATGATTACATATTCGGCTATAGCGTATTTAACGATTTCTCTTCCCGAAAAATACAAAGAGGCCATATTCAGTGGCTAAGAGGAAAAAGCCTTGACTCTTATTCCGCCATGGGGCCATGCATTGTTCATAAAAGCGCTCTCCCCTTCCCTTTAAGCCTTGATGTTAAATCCTATGTAAACGGAGAAATCAGGCAAAGCTCCAATACAAGCCTTCTTATATACGGCATCGACCATATTATATCGGAATTTTCAAATGGAATCACCCTTGAAGCCGGCGACATCATCGCAACAGGCACCCCTGCCGGCACTGGAATGGGCTTTACCCCTCCGAAGTATCTGAAAAAAGGTGATATTGTAGAATGCGAAATATCTCAGATTGGCACTTTAAAAAACACTATTAAATAA